In Brachypodium distachyon strain Bd21 chromosome 2, Brachypodium_distachyon_v3.0, whole genome shotgun sequence, one genomic interval encodes:
- the LOC104583232 gene encoding uncharacterized protein LOC104583232: MQVNAFADEAFKGNPAAVCLLEGEDVNGADERWLQSVATEFNAPMTAFLSRTTHAAAAAAPPRFHIRWFSPVTEVTLCGHATLAAAHFLFTAVLIAAEDGDDMMAEFVTKSGMILAAKKVPAPVLQSQVSSSTCPAFIELDFPICT; encoded by the exons ATGCAG GTGAATGCGTTCGCGGACGAGGCGTTCAAGGGCAACCCGGCGGCGGTGTGCCTCTTGGAGGGGGAGGACGTCAATGGCGCCGACGAGCGGTGGTTGCAGTCTGTCGCCACGGAGTTCAACGCCCCCATGACTGCCTTCCTCTCCCGTACTactcacgccgccgccgccgccgcgcctccgcGGTTCCACATCCGCTGGTTCAGCCCCGTCACGGAGGTCACGCTCTGCGGGCACGCCACGCTCGCGGCCGCCCACTTCCTCTTCACCGCCGTTCTGATCGCCGCGGAGGACGGTGATGACATGATGGCCGAGTTCGTGACCAAGTCCGGGATGATCCTGGCTGCCAAGAAGGTTCCCGCACCAGTACTGCAGAGTCAGGTCAGCAGTAGTACTTGTCCGGCGTTCATCGAGCTGGATTTCCCCATATGTACGTGA